From a region of the Labrus mixtus chromosome 5, fLabMix1.1, whole genome shotgun sequence genome:
- the LOC132974898 gene encoding NLR family CARD domain-containing protein 3-like isoform X7 has translation MDQCEDTEEGAPPSKTSLCEEHEALRMQEQRPDSPGPSCVSMKSDRSNSLIIDFKDGSPADGRMQEQRPDSPGPSCVSMKSDWSMGRLIDFKDGSPADGRVQEESSNVHRDQSDQQNPTDLDSIFMLLEENIVTFVKNELKRVQRVLSPDYPECLESQSEDEEQGRSCKEEFLKITLHFLRRMKQEELADCLQSRTVTAECRRKHKSNLKEKFQCVFEGIAKAGNPTLLNQIYTELYITEGGTGEVNDEHEVRQIETASRKPDRPETTIRQEDIFKVSPGRDEPIRRVMTKGVAGIGKTVLTQKFTLDWAEDKDNQDIQFTFPFTFRELNVLKKKKFSLLELVHHFFPETKEAGICRFEEFQVVFIFDGLDECRLPLDFKNNETLTDVTKSTSVDVLLTNLIRGKLLPSARLWITTRPAAANQIPPECVDMVTEVRGFTDPQKEEYFRKRFRDEEQANRIISHIKTSRSLHIMCHIPVFCWITATVLEDVLKTREGGELPKTLTEMYIHFLVVQSKLKNIKYDGGAETDPHWSPESRKMIESLGKLAFEQLQKGNLIFYNSDLTECDIDIIEASVYSGVFTQIFKEERGLYQDKVFCFIHLSVQEFLAALHVHLTFINSGVNLMSEEQKTSWRSKVFRENPDPTPLYQSAVDQALQSPNGHLDLFLRFLLGLSLETNQNLIRGLLTHTGSGSKTNQKTVKYIKEKISEDLSAEKSINLFHCLNELNDRSLVEEIQQSLRSGRLSTDKLSLAQWSALVFILLSSEKDLDVFDLKKYSASEEALLRLLPVIKASNKALLSDCEVSERSCEALSSVLSSQSSSLRELDLSNNNLQDSGVKLLCSGLKTLHCSLEMLRLSGCNLSERSCEALSSVLSSQSSSLRELDLSNNNLHDSGVKLLCSGLKSPLCRLDTLSLSNCLITGEGCTSLASALSSSPLRDLDLSYNHPGERGEKLLSARLEDPHCRLETLSLDHSGLHRLKPGLRKYACELELDTNTVSRYLKLSDNNRKVTHVEKLQSYPDHPDRFEHWPQLLCRTGLTGRCYWEVEWRGEVDVSVSYRGIRRRGGSNECWFGYNDQSWSLSCSDEGYSVCHNNRRTQISSSSSSSSSSSSSVSNRVAVYVDCPAGSLSFYRVSSDTLIHLHTFNNTFTEPLYPGFWFWSLSSSVSLCGLSV, from the exons ATGGATCAgtgtgaggacacagaggagggagcCCCTCCCTCTAAAACCTCTCTGTGTGAAGAACATGAAGCTCTGAG gatgcaggaacagagaccagactctcctggacccagctgtgtgtccatgaagagtgaCCGGTCTAACAGTCTCATTATTGACTTTAAAGATGGAAGTCCTGCTGATGGAAG gatgcaggaacagagaccagactctcctggacccagctgtgtgtccatgaagagtgaCTGGTCTATGGGTCGCCTTATTGACTTTAAAGATGGAAGTCCTGCTGATGGAAG AGTTCAAGAGGAGAGCTCCAATGTTCACAGAGATCAATCAGACCAGCAGAATCCAACAGACCTGGACTCCATCTTTATG ctgctggaggagaacatCGTCACCTTTGTGAAGAACGAGCTGAAGAGAGTCCAGAGGGTTCTGAGTCCAGATTACCCAGAATGCTTAGAGAGTCAgagtgaggatgaagagcaggGGAGAAGCTGTAAAGAGGAATTTTTGAAGATAACTCTGCACTTCCTGAGGagaatgaagcaggaggagctggctgactgtctgcagagca ggACAGTCACTGCAGAGTGCCGGCGTAAACACAAATCTAACCTGAAGGAGaagttccagtgtgtgtttgaggggattGCTAAAGCAGGAAACCCAACCCTTCTGAACCAGATCTACAcagagctctacatcacagagggagggactggAGAGGTTAACGATGAACATGAGGTCAGACAGATTGAAACAGCATCCAGGAAACCAGATAGACCAGAAAcaaccatcagacaagaagacatctttaaagtctcacctggaagagatgaaccaatcagaagagtGATGACAAAGGGAGTGGCTGGCATCGGGaaaacagtcttaacacagaagttcactctggactgggctgaagacaaagacaaccaGGACATACAgttcacatttccattcactttcagagagctgaatgtgctgaagaagaaaaagttcagCCTGTTAGAACTTGTTCATCACTTCTTTCCTGAAACCAAAGAAGCAggaatctgcaggtttgaagagttccaggttgtgttcatctttgacggtctggatgagtgtcgacttcctctggactttaaaaacaacgagACCCTGACTGATGTCACAAAGTCCACCTCAGTGGATGTGCTGCTGACTAACCTCATCAGGGGGAAACTGCTTCCCTCTGCTCGCCTCTGGATAACCAcacgacctgcagcagccaatcagatccctcctgagtgtgttgacatggtgacagaggtcagagggttcactgacccacagaaggaggagtacttcaggaagaggttCAGAGATGAGGAGCAAGCCAACAGAATCATCTCCCACATCAAGACATCCAGAAGCCTTCACATCATGTGCCACATCCCggtcttctgctggatcactgctaCAGTTCTGGAAGATGTGCTGAAgaccagagagggaggagagctgcccaagaccctgactgagatgtacatccacttcctggtggttcagtccaaactgaagaacatcaagtatgatggaggagctgagacaGATCCACACTGGAgtccagagagcaggaagatgattgagtctctgggaaaactggcttttgagcagctgcagaaaggaaacctgaTCTTCTATAactcagacctgacagagtgtgACATCGATATCATAGAAGCCTCAGTGTACTCAGGAGTGTTCACACAgatctttaaagaggagagaggactgtaccaggacaaggtgttctgcttcatccatctgagtgttcaggagtttctggCTGCTCTTCATGTCCATCTGACCTTCATCAACTCTGGAGTCAATCTGAtgtcagaagaacaaaaaacatcctGGAGGTCTAAAGTATTCAGAGAAAATCCTGACCCAACACCTTTATATCAGAGTGCTGTGGACCAGGCCTTACAGAGTCCTAATGGACACCTGGACTTGTTCCTTCGCTTCCTCCTCGGTCTTTCTTTAGAGACCAATCAGAATCTCATACGAGGtctgctaacacacacaggaagtggctcaaagaccaatcagaaaacagtcaagtACATCAAGGAGAAGATCAGTGAGgatctgtctgcagagaaaagcatCAATCTGTTCCACTGTCTGAATGAACTGAATGATCGTTCTCTAGTGGAGGAGATCCAACAGTCCCTGAGATCAGGACGTCTCTCCACAGATAAACTGTCTCTTGCTCAGTGGTCAGCTCTGGTCTTCATCTTACTGTCATCAGAAAAAGATCTGGACGTGTTTGACCTGAAGAAATACTCTGCTTCAGAGGAGGCTCTTCTGAGGCTGCTGCCTGTGATCAAAGCTTCAAACAAAGCTCT GTTGAGTGACTGTGAGGTCTCAGAaagaagctgtgaagctctgtcctcagtcctcagctcccagtcctctagtctgagagagctggacctgagcaacaacaacctgcaggattcaggagtgaagctgctgtgtagtgGTTTAAAGACTCTACACTGTTCACTGGAAATGCTCAG GCTGAGTGGCTGTAACctctcagagagaagctgtgaagctctgtcctcagtcctcagctcccagtcctctagtctgagagagctggacctgagcaacaacaacctgcatgattcaggagtgaagctgctgtgtagtgGACTAAAGAGTCCACTCTGTAGACTGGACACTCTCAG tctgtcaAACTGTCTGATCACAGGAGAAGGTTGTACGTCTCTGGCCTCCgctctaagctcctcccccctgCGAGATCTGGACCTGAGCTACAACCATCcaggagaacgaggagagaagctgctgtctgctcGACTGGAGGATccacactgcagactggagacactgag TTTGGACCATAGTGGACTGCACAGACTGAAGCCTGGTCTgaggaagt ACGCCTGTGAGCTggaactggacacaaacacagtgagcaGATACCTGAAACTgtctgacaacaacaggaaggtgACACATGTGGAGAAGCTTCAGTCATATCCTGATCATCCAGACAGATTTGAACACTGGCCTCAGCTGCTGTGTAGGACTGGTCTGACTGGTCGCTGTTACTGGGAGGtcgagtggagaggagaggttgATGTATCAGTGAGTTACAGAGGAAtcagaaggagaggaggcagtAATGAATGTTGGTTTGGATATAATGATCAGTCCTGGAGTCTGAGCTGCTCTGATGAAGGTTACTCTGTCTGTCACAATAACAGAAGAACacagatctcctcctcctcctcctcctcctcttcctcctcctcctctgtctctaacagagtagcagtgtatgtggactgtcctgctggctctctgtccttctacagagtctcctctgacacactgatCCACCTCCACACCTTCAACAACACCTTCACTGAACCTCTCTATCCTgggttctggttctggtctCTTAGttcttcagtgtctctgtgtggtctgtcGGTCTGA